The following coding sequences are from one Deltaproteobacteria bacterium window:
- a CDS encoding protein kinase, whose protein sequence is MGFVPGQRVGDYVIVRKLAEGGMAEVYLATKRGPSGFVKTCVLKRLKAKPEERDRLSVLFDQEAKLGANLQHPNIVQIFDFQRDPVGELYLVMEFVDGCSLEELCQRVPLGIVPPFIAARIAKEIAKALDYATTVPGRDGRPLRLVHRDITPRNILLGRLGEVKIADFGVAKPMAKLTEGMMRGTVGYMAPEQALADRHVDGRTDLFALGLVLYEMVAGCRPYPVLKELDLAERLQRVDEPFEPVRRHNPSVPRELERLIAKMVELRPERRFQSAAELVAALEEFLELAPSKADVDLERLLSGRLPPPFAPEIGTEEMRRPELVPTPAGKRRKSPAPVDSVIPTIVEQVSTVVVPPPALSAPRVQPEEFVAPGRSSEPGREVRSEELAAPGRSSEPGREVRPTAGRMAGDAVRTEQVSAAAIQTVVEPAKVTSARPMPRRKLAAWMIVAALIVAAIGVGYALGTIAAKVERRADTKSTVSSP, encoded by the coding sequence GTGGGGTTCGTTCCGGGACAGCGGGTGGGCGATTACGTCATCGTCCGCAAGCTCGCCGAGGGCGGGATGGCCGAGGTGTACCTGGCCACGAAGCGCGGCCCCTCGGGCTTCGTGAAGACCTGCGTGCTCAAGCGGCTGAAGGCCAAGCCCGAAGAGCGCGACCGGCTGAGCGTGCTCTTCGACCAGGAGGCCAAGCTCGGGGCCAACCTCCAGCACCCGAACATCGTCCAGATCTTCGACTTCCAGCGGGACCCCGTCGGCGAGCTCTACCTGGTGATGGAGTTCGTGGACGGCTGCTCCTTGGAGGAGCTGTGTCAGCGCGTGCCGCTCGGGATCGTGCCGCCGTTCATCGCCGCGCGGATCGCGAAGGAGATCGCCAAAGCCTTGGACTACGCGACCACCGTGCCCGGCCGCGACGGACGGCCGCTCCGGCTGGTGCACCGCGACATCACGCCGAGGAACATCCTGCTCGGCCGACTGGGCGAGGTGAAGATCGCCGACTTCGGCGTGGCCAAGCCCATGGCCAAGCTCACCGAGGGGATGATGCGCGGGACCGTGGGGTACATGGCCCCGGAGCAGGCCCTCGCCGACCGCCACGTCGACGGCCGCACCGACCTCTTCGCCCTGGGCCTGGTGCTCTACGAGATGGTGGCCGGGTGTCGGCCGTACCCGGTGCTCAAGGAGCTCGACCTGGCCGAGCGGCTCCAGCGCGTGGACGAGCCGTTCGAGCCGGTGCGAAGGCACAACCCGAGCGTGCCCCGCGAGCTGGAGCGGCTCATCGCGAAGATGGTGGAGCTGCGGCCGGAGAGGCGGTTCCAGTCGGCGGCGGAGCTGGTGGCCGCGCTCGAGGAGTTTCTGGAGCTCGCGCCGTCGAAGGCAGATGTGGATCTGGAGCGGCTGCTGAGCGGGCGGCTCCCTCCGCCGTTTGCGCCCGAGATCGGGACCGAGGAGATGCGGCGGCCGGAGCTCGTGCCGACGCCGGCCGGGAAGAGGAGGAAGTCGCCGGCCCCTGTGGACAGTGTGATCCCCACGATTGTGGAGCAAGTGAGCACCGTGGTTGTGCCACCGCCGGCGCTGAGCGCGCCACGAGTGCAGCCGGAGGAATTTGTAGCGCCGGGGCGCTCGTCGGAACCGGGGAGGGAAGTGCGGTCGGAGGAGCTGGCAGCGCCGGGGCGCTCGTCGGAGCCGGGCAGGGAAGTGCGGCCGACCGCAGGCAGGATGGCGGGCGATGCCGTGCGCACCGAGCAGGTTTCGGCGGCGGCGATCCAGACGGTGGTCGAGCCGGCGAAGGTAACGTCGGCGAGGCCGATGCCCAGGAGGAAGCTAGCGGCTTGGATGATCGTGGCCGCGTTGATCGTCGCGGCGATCGGAGTGGGCTACGCGTTGGGAACGATTGCAGCGAAGGTGGAGAGGCGGGCCGACACCAAGAGCACGGTGTCGTCACCCTGA